The Methylobacterium durans nucleotide sequence CGCCGATCCGGGTTGCGCCCGCACTCAGGGCCTCGACCAGCCCGGCGGTCGTTCCCGCTTCCGCAGCGGCCGCAGCGGCCAGGCTCGCGGAGCCCTGGACCTGACGGCCGATCTCGTGGACGGAGCTGCCGAGTTCCTCCGCCGCGGCGGCGACCATCGAGACGTTGGCGGCGGCCTCCTCGGCGGCGGCGGCGGCACCGGTCGACTGGTCGGCGGTGCAGGCCGCGTTCGCGCTCATCGCGTGGGCGGTCCCCGGAAGATCGTTCGCGGCCGTCGAGACCGCCTGCACGATGCCGCCGACCGCCCGCTCGAACCCGTCCGCGAGGTCGCGCATCGCCGCCTGCCGCTGCGCCTCGGCACCGGCGCGGGCGAGCGCGGCCTCATCCTCCAGGGCCCTGGCGCGGATGAGGCCGTCCTTGAACACCTGCACGGCGTCGGCCATCGCGCCGATCTCGTCCTTGCGCCCGAGGCCGGGCACGGCGGCGGCGAGGTCGCCGCCCGCGAGCCGGCCCATCGCCCCGTTCATGCCGCGGATCGGCCGGCTGATCCCAAGGTGCAGCAGAATGAGCGATCCCAGGGCGGCGGCGATCATCACGGCCAGACCGAAGCCGGTCGCGAAGCGCGAGGACGATGCGGCCGCCAGCGCCGCCGCGCTGCGCTCGCCGAGGAGGGAACGCTCGGCCGCCATCAGCTCGCCCGCAATGGCGCGCAGAGCGTCCATCGCGGACTTGCCCGCGCCGGACGCCTCGATCCGCCGCGCCTCGTCCCGGGTCTCGGAATTGCGCATCAGGGCGATCTCACGCTCGGCGACCTCCCGCCAGCGCTGCGCCTGAGCCTCGAGGTTCGAGAGGCGCTTCTGCTGAGCGGGATTGTCCGCCGTCATCCGCCGTGCCGTCGCTGCGGCCTCCGTGAAGCTGCTCACGCCCTCGCGGTACGGAGCCAGGAACGTCTCGTCGGCGGAGATGAGATAGCCGCGCAAGCCCGTCTCCTGGTTGATCATCGCGCCGACCGCGTCGTCGACCTGGCTGATCACCGCATGGGTGTGGGCGGTCCAATGGTTGGTGTTCTCGATCGTGCCGAGGTTGCGCAGCGACACGAAGGAGATGCACAGCCCCACGACGAGAAGGACGGCAAGCGTCGCTCCGATCTTGGCGGCGATGGACAGGTTGGCAAGGCGCGACGACATCGAGATCCCGCAAAAGTTGTCGGGGATGTCGCTGGTCAACGTCCCCGCGTGAAAGCTTCGGGATACTGAGGTGAAAATAATAATGATGATTTAATCGCCATATTTGAGCAAATTTCGTTCTTTTATACTTTCAAATGGCTGGTTTTGGTCAATTTTTGCTGCCGACCTACACCTCGACAGCGCGGGAAAGCACCTGCCAGGTCCCGCGCAATCCCCCGAGCCGATCAGCGGAAGGGCGGCTCATCGAAGCTGCGCAGCTTTCGCGAGTGCAGGCCCGCGCGGTCGGCGCGGAGGGCGTCGAGGGCGGCGAGGCCGATCAGCAGGTGCTCGGCCACTGCCCGCTCGTAGAAGGCGTTGGCGGCGCCCGGCAGCTTGATCTCGCCGTGAAGCGGCTTGTCGGAGACGCAGAGCAGCGTGCCGTAGGGGACGCGCAGGCGATATCCCTGGGCGGCTATGGTGCCGCTCTCCATGTCGACGCCAATCGCGCGGGACAGGTTGATGCGCCGCCGCTCCTGCGAAAAGCGCAACTCCCAATTGCGGTCGTCGTAGGTGACGACGGTGCCGGTGCGCAGGCGGCTCTTCAGCGTCTCGGCCTGCTCGCCGGTCACCTTTCCGGCGGCGGCCTGAAGCGCCAGCTGCACCTCGGCGAGCGCCGGAACCGGCACGTCCGGGGGCACCAGCTCATCGAGGATGCGGTCGCGGCGCAGGTAGCCGTGGGCAAGGACGTAGTCGCCGATGCGTTGCGACTGGCGCAGTCCCCCGCAATGCCCAACCATCAGCCAGCAATGGGGCCGCAGCACCGCGAGATGGTCGGTGATCGTCTTGGCGTTCGAGGGGCCGACCCCGATGTTGACGAGCGTGGTGCCCTCCATCGACCCGTCCGGTCGCCGGGCGACGAGGTGGTAGGCCGGCATCTGGAAGCGGTGCCAGGGTGAGGCGGCGACGATCGCGGCCGGGTCGGCGCCGGCCGCCTCGGCACGGCTCACCGTGATGCCGCCCGGCAGGATCATCTGCTCCAAGCCGTCCTCGCCCGCGGCCAAGCGGTCCAGGCCGTGGCGCACGAAGCGGTCGACGTAGCGGTGGTAGTTTGTCAGCAGGATCCAGGGCTGCACGTGGCGCCAGTCGCAGCCCGTGTAGTGCACGAGCCGGCGCAGGGAGTAGTCGACGCGGATCGCGTCGAAGAGGGCGAGCGGGCGCGGCGCGTCCGGGAGCTGCTGCCATGTCCCGTCCGCGATCTCGTCGCCGACGACGGAGAGGAGCGGGACGGGGAAGTAGGTCGCGAGTTCGGCCGGCCCGATCCCGCCGCGCGTCAGGTCGGCTCCGGGCTCCAAGACGTAGGGGTACGGGATCTCCTGACCGCTGAGCCCGACCTCCAGGCTGACGCCGTAATCCTCGACGAGCGGCTGGAGCTGCGCCATCAGGTAAGTGCGGAAGTGGTCGGGCTGGGTCACGGTTGTGGCGTAGGTACCCGGCACCTGGAGCTTCGCCGTCGCCCGGCTGATCCGCGGCACGGGCCCGGACGGCCGGTAGGTGACGCGCAGTTCCGGGTAGCGGAAGCGGAGCCGCTCGGCGGCATCCGGCGGCGTTCCGCCGTCGAGGAAGCGGTCGAGCGCTGCCCGCAGGGCGCCGGTCGCTCCGGCATGGAGCGCGACGAGCCGGTCGATCGCCGCAGAAGGGTCGGGCACCGATTCCATCGGTCGCAACTCGTCGTCGATCACGCGGCGGCCTCCGTACACGATGGGAATCCCGCCTCCGGCTCTACACCGCCGGGCGTCCCGGCGCGACGCCCCGCCGTGGTCGACGCTTGCACCGGAGGTCGGGCTGCCCGAAAGCGGGGGATCGGCACGAACGGGGACGGTCGGCATGAGCGAGGTGGACGGCGCATCGGCGGAGGACGGGTTCGAGCGCCGGCCCGGCGAGGAGTGGACCGCGCTTCCGACCGAGTTCGATGCCGGCCTGTACTTCATCGGCCGGATCTCGACGCCCTGGACCCGCCGCTCCGAGTGCCCGAAGAACGGACGCCAGACGAACGCAGTCTGCACCGTGCGGGTCGACCCGGCCTTCGTGCCGGCCCTCCAGAACGTCGAGGGCGCGAGCCACCTGATCCTGCTCTACTGGATGGACAGGGCCGCGCGGAACCTCGTGCGGCAGCGGCCGCGCCACGCCGACGGAAGCCGGGGCACTTTCTCGCTGCGCTCGCCCGCCCGGCCGAACCCGGTCGCCCTCTCTGTCGTCGAGCTCATCCGGCGCGACGGGGATACGCTTGTGGTGCAGGGCCTCGACTGTCTCGACGGGACGCCGCTCCTCGACATCAAGCCCTACTACGCCAGCACCGATTCGCGGCCCGAGGCCACGGTGGAGCGGTCGGGACGCTGAGCACGTCCGGCCCGGCAATCTCCGCCCGCCGAGGCCACCCAAATTGACACTTTTTGCGGGATGCCCCCGCTGTGCCCGGAATGTCGCAGCGCTATGAACAAAATGTGCTCTAGCCCGTCTTATTCACCGGGCAGTGGCTTGCGGCGTGTTTTGGGCTGATGGCGCGCGGGATCGGGCGTCTGTTCTGACGCGTGTGGACCTGGATCGTTCTGTCAGCACTGGAGGGACGGGAGCGGGTTTGTGGGCATCACGGCCCCTTGGTTTAGCCAGGTGCTGGGCGAGCGTGTCCGCGAGATGGCTCAGTAGGTCGCCTCAGGACAGGCGGCGGCGAAGGCGAGGCGAACCCGGCTGGCGGTCTCGCGGATGCGGGCGCCAAGCTTCAGGAGGCGCAGCCGGAGCGTGGCGAACTCGGCCGTGGCGAGGCGGTGCGCCTTCGGATGGCCTCACGCACGCTCAGCATCAGCCAGTAGGCCGCCGTGTGCAGGACGAGCCGCATCTGGTTGGCGGCGGATGCCGGCACGAGGTACGGTCGGAGGCGAGCTGGCTCTTGTGCAAGCTTGATCAGGTTCTCGGCCTGTCCGCGGCACAGTACAGGTCGGCATAGAGCCATTCCGGCGTGCCGGTCGTGATGTTGTGACGACATAGCGGATGTCGAGGCCGAGCCGGGTCGCCTCGATACGGGCGGCGACGCGCCGCTCTTGCCGCCAGGATTTGCCGCGTGCGTGGTCTCGCAAAGCCCCGCACCGCATCCTCGTTGTCGATGGCTCGCACAACTCTGATGTGATCGGCCGTCTGTTCCACCTTGGCCGCCAGCGCTTTGGTGCCGGTCAACCGAAGACGTAAGCGACGCGGTTGTCCTCGCACCAGTCCATTGCCTCGGGCCGGCCGTAGTGGCCGTCGCCCCGGATGGTGATCGCGGTGTTGGGCCAGTGGCGGCGGATCGCCCGGACGAGGCGGCGCAGATGTCCACGCACTTCGCGGCCCGAGGGCGTCTTGCCCGGCCGCAGGATCATCGCGACCGGCGGCTGGTGCGGTGTCGTAGACGTGGATCGGCAGAAAGCAGCGCCATCGTGATGGGCGTTGAACAGCGACAGTTGCTGCTGGCCGTGCACCACGTCGCACGTGTCGTCGATGTCCAGGGTGACGGCGTCGGGCGGGACGGGGTAGCTGGCGCAGTAGAGGTCGACAGCACCCGCCCGAGCCGGATGAGGTCGCGCAGACCCGGCGTGTTCTCCAGCCGCGAGACGGTGGGCTGGCTCATCAGGTCGTGCCCGCTCTCGGGCAGGCGGCCGCAGGCGAGCTTGAAGGCGGGGTCGGCGCGCAGGTGGTCGAGGTCGTCCGATCCTCATACCCGCAGGCAATCGCCAGGATGCGCGCCAGCAGGATCTCGGGCAACGGATGCAGAACCCGGCTGGGGTCACGACGGTCCGGGATCACAGCAGCGAGCTTGTCGGCAATGTCCAACCGCCGGGCGGCCTGGGCGAGCAGCAGGACGCCGCCATCCGAGGTCAGGCGTCCGCCATCGAAGGCGGCTGTGAGCTTCTTGCCCCGAACGGATGGAAACGCGAACGGGAGACACGTAGGATCGGACATGGCGGCGTGGCAGGCTCGGTGCGATCTGAAGGCTTGGCGTCAGCACCCAATCCCTAAGCTACATCAATGCTTTATGCTACGCTCGCCACCCCAGATCCACCGTCCTCGTGAATAAGACGGGCTAATATGTTCTGATCAGGATGAATCCGACGCTGCGGCGTGCGGCCGCGAGGGCATCGATGGGTCGAACGACGAAGGCATTGCGCGAGGCCGGGAGCGCCGCGGTCCGGCACGAGACGATCGATCCGGATATCTACGTGCCGGCCCTGCTGACGACCCTCTCGAACAACCTGACGCGGAGCGCCTCGACCTTCTACCGGCGGCATTTCGGGGTCGGCATCACCGACTGGCGGATCATGTACCGGCTCGCCTCCGAGCCCTGGGTGACGGCGCACCACATCTGCAACGCGGCCCAGCTCGACAAGGGCGTGGTGAGCCGGAGCCTCGCCTGGATGGAGAAGCGCGGGCTGGTGCTGGTGCGCGGCGACGAGACCGACGCGCGCCGCCGCCTCGTCGCCCTGTCGCCCGCGGGCCACGACCTGCACGACCGGATCACGGTGGTGGCGCTGGAGCGCGAGCGCAATTTCCTCGCGACGCTGACGACCGAGGAGACCGACGCTGCCATCCACCTCCTGCGCAAGCTGATCGGAAACCTGCGGGCCTTCCAGAAGCCGGTGGCGATCCCGCCGCCCCGGGACGTCCCCGCCGCTACGACGGTCGAGGCGGCGGGCGAGGTCCTCGCCGCCGCGGTCAGGCCGCGCGCCCGCGCGGCGGCGCCTTGATCCGGTACCAGCCGACATAGAGGGCCGGCAGGAAGAACAGGGTCAGGAAGGTGGCGGCGATGATGCCGCCGATCATGGCGTAGGCCATCGGGCCCCAGAACACCTCGCGGGCGATCGGGATCATGCCGAGGCTGGCGGCCGCCGCGGTGAGCAGGATCGGCCTCATGCGGTGGCGGGTCGCCTCGACCACGGCGTCCCAGGGCCCGAGCCCCTCCGCCTCGCATTCCTCGATCTGAGCGATCAGGATCACGGCATTGCGGATGATGATCCCGATCAAGGCCAGAATCCCGAGAATCGCCACGAATCCCATGGGCTTACCCGAGCTGAGGAGCGCCGCGACGACGCCGATGATCCCCAGCGGCGCGACGCTGGAGACGAGGAACAGCTTCTGCACGCTCTGGAGCTGGATCATCAGGAAGACCGCCATCGTCAGCAGCATGACCGGCACCACCGCCGCGATCGGCCCCTGGCCCTTGGCGGCCTCCTCGACGGCGCCGCCGGTCGCCAGCGTGTAGCCCTCGGGCAGCGCGCGCGCGTAGGCATCGATCTCGGCCTGGAGATCCGCCACGATGGTCGGCGGCTGCGTCGCGTCGATGATCGGCGCCTTGACGGTGAGCGTCGGCACCCGGTCGCGGCGCCAGACGATCGGCTGTTCGAGGTCGTAGTCGATCTTCGCGAAGGCGAGGAGCGGCACCACGGCGCCGTTCGAGAGCGTGACCTGCAGGCTCTGGAGCGTATCGAGGGAGGTGCGCTCGATGGTGCGGGCGCGGCCCACGACGTTCACGAGGTAGATCGAGTCGCGCACCTGCGTGATCGCGGAGCCGCCGACGACGCTGTTGAGGATCGAGGCGATGTCCTGGCTGGTCACGCCGAGCTGGCGGGCCTTGTCCTGCAGGATCTCGACGCGCAGCACCTTGCCGGGCTCGTTCCAGTCGAAGGTCGGCACGCCGACATGGGGTTTCGCGCGACGATGTCGGCGAGCTTCAGGGCGTTCTCGCGCACCACCTGCAGGTCCGGCCCGCTGAGCCGGTACTGGATCGGCCGGCCGACCGGGGGGCCGAGGGAGAGCGGGTTCACGAAGACGTCGGTGCCGACGAAGTCGCGCTTCCCGAACGCGTCCAGGCGGGCGATCACCCGGTCGCGGGCCTCGAGCGACTTCGTGACGATCACGATCTGCCCGAAGAAGGCGTTGGCGAGCTGCTGGTCGAGGGGCAGGTAGAAGCGCACGGCGCCCTGGCCGACATAGGACGACCAGCGCTCGATGTCGGGGTCGCCCTTCAGCGCCGCCTCGAAGCGGTCCATCTGGGCCTTCGTCTCGGTGATGGTCGCGTTCTGCGGCAGCGTCATGTCGACGAGGAGCTCGGCCCGGTCGGAGGCGGGGAAGAATTGCTGCTGCACCTTCGTCATGCCGGCGATCGCGAGCCCCATCATCGCGACGCAGGCGAGCACCGTGGTCCAGCGGAAGCGCATCGCGACCCGGAGCACGCGGAGGAACAGGCGGGTCAGCCGGCCGCCCTCGTGGGAATGCGCCTTCATCGTCTTGGGCAGCAGCGCCACGCCGATGAGGGGCGCGAACAGCACCGCCACCACCCAGGAGACGAGGAGCGAGGCCGCGATCACCACGAAGAGCGAGTAGGTGTACTCGCCGGCCGCCGAGCCGTTGAAGCCGATCGGCAGGAAGCCCGCCACCGTCACCAGGGTGCCGGTGAGCATCGGGAAGGCGGTCGAGGTGTAGGCGTAGGTCGCAGCCTTCTTCAGCGAGTCGCCGAGTTCGAGGCGGGCGACCATCATCTCCACGGTGATCATCGCGTCATCGACGAGAAGTCCCAGCGCGATGATCAGGGCGCCGAGGGAGATGCGCTGCAGCGTCACCCCCATGATCTGCATGATCACGAAGACGATGGCGAGGACCAGCGGGATCGAGATCGCGACGACGAGCCCCGCCCGCAGCCCGAGGCTGATGAAGCTGACGACGAGGACGATGACGACGGCCTCGACCAGCGCCTGGGTGAAGCCGCCGACCGCCTCCTCCACGATTCTGGGCTGGTCCGAGACGAGGTGGATGCCGACCCCGATCGGGAGCTTGGCCTCGATCTGACGCATGCGCGCGCTCAGATCCTCGCCGAAATGCAGGAGGTTGGCGTTCGGCCGCATGGCGATGGCGAGCCCGATCGCCGGCTTGCCGTCGACCCGGAACAGGGCGGCCGGCGGGTCCTCGTAGCCGCGGCTGATCTCGGCGACGTCCGAGAGGCGGAAGAAGCGGTCGTTGAAGCGCAGGTTGATGTCGCGCAGCGAATCCTCGGAGGCGAACTGGCCGCTCACCCGCACCGAGACCCGCTCCGGACCGGCCTGGACGACGCCGGACGGCGAGATCGCGTTCTGGCTCTGCAGGGTCTTGATCAGCGACTGGATGTCGATGCCGTAGCCGGCGAGCTTGCGGGTCGAGAAGTCGAGGTAAATCGTCTCCTTCTGGCTGCCGAGCAGCAGCGTCTTGCCGATGTTCGGGACCTTCAGGATCTCGGTGCGCACGCCCTCGACGTAGTCGCGCAGCTGCCGGTGGGTCAGCCCGTCGGCGGTGAAGCCGTAGACGTTGCCGTAGACGTCGCCGAACTCGTCGTTGAAGAACGGGCCCTGCACCCCTTGCGGGAAGGTGTTCTGGATGTCCCCGAGGCGCTTACGCACCTGGTAGAAGGCGGGCTGGATCTCCCCCGGCTTTGTCGTATCGCGCAGGTTGACGAACACGGTCGCCTGGCCCGGCGTCGTGTAGCTCCGCACGTAGTCGAGGGCGTTGATCTGCTGGAGCTCCTTCTCGATCCGGTCGGTGACCTGCTCCAGCGTGTCCTTGATGGTGGCGCCCGGCCAGTTCGCCTGGACGACCATGGTCTTGATGGCGAAGGGCGGGTCCTCCTCGCGGCCGAGGCCCCGGTAGGCGATGGTGCCGGCGACCAGGCACACGGCCATCAGGAACCAGACGAAGGAGCGGTGCCCGAGCGCCCAGTCCGAGAGGTTGAAGCCCCCAGTGCGCACCTCGCCGCTTGTGTCGTTCGGTGCGTGCATCACAGGGGCTCTTCCGAGAGCCGGATCGTCTGGCCCTCCTGCAGGGAATGGACGCCGGCGACGACGACGCGCTCGTTCGGGTTCAGGCCGCCGCTCACCGTGACGCGCTCGGGGCCGCGCTCGGCCAGGGCGACGTCGCGGCGGGCCACGGCATTGCCGGCGGCGTTCACGATCCAGACCGAGTCGCGCCCGTTCTCCGTCAGGATGGCGGTGGCGGGCAGCGGGAAGCGGGGCGCGACCGGCCGCGACAGGGAGACCGTGATGGTCGCGCCGAGGCGGAAGGCGGAAGGCGGGTTCTCCAGGCTCATACGGATGCGCCGGGTGCGGGTCGACTGGTCGGCGAAGGGCGAGACCTCGCGGACCCGGCCCGCCGCCGTGACTTCGGGCGCGCTCTGGAGCGAGACCGTGAAGCGCCCGTCCTTGGGCATCGCGCCGGCCAGATCCTCGGGGATGTCGACGACGGCCTCGCGCTCCTCGGGGCGGGCCACGGTCACGACCGCCTGGCCGGCGCTCAGGACCTGCCCGACCTCGGCGCTGCGCTGCGTCACCACCCCGTCGAAATCCGCCTTCAGCTCGGTGTAGCCGATCTGGTCCTGCGCCTTCTGCAGGCTCGACTGGGCCTGGGCGAGGCGGGCCTGGGCGGTGTCGCGGTTGGCCACGGCGCCGTCGAGCTGGGCCTGGGTGACGTTGGCGCCCTCCATCAGGCGGCGGGTGCGCGCCTCGGTGGCCGCGGCATTCTCGGCCTGCGCCCTGGCATCGGCGACATCGGCCTCGGCCCGCACCAGGGCGAAGCGCGGCACCACGGGATCGAGGGCGGCCAAGCGCTGGCCCTTCGTCACGATGTCGCCGACCGTGACGTCGCGGGCGACCACCCGGCCGCCGATCTGGAAGCCGAGCTGCGACTGGTAGCGCGGCTCCACCGTGCCGGCGAAGGGGCCGAAGACGACCCGGTCGACGGGCTTGGCGAGGGTGTAGAGCACCGGCCGTACCGGCGGCGCCTCGGCCTTCTCCTGTGCCGGCTGGCAGGCGGCGAGGAGGAGGGGCATGGCGAGGAGACAGGCGCGCCCTGCCCCCTCTCCCGTTCGGGAGAGGGTTGGGGTGAGGGGTGCGACCTCTCCGGATACGGCCGATCCCTCACCCGGTCCGCGTGCCGCGGACTCAGGCCTTCCCGAACGGGAGAGGTGGGCGGATCGCATCCCCGTCGCGCTCATCGGCCGCCCTCCCCGCTCGCCGCCACCGTCACGGTCTGGCCCGGACGCAGGAACTGGATGCCCGCCGTGACGACCTGCTCGCCCGGCTCCACGCCGGCGGCGAGCGCGATCGTGTCGGCGCCGTAGCGCTCGACCGTGACGTTGCGCGGGGACACCGTGCCCGTCGCCGGGTCGAGCACCCAGATCGCGGGCCGGCCCTTCCAGCGGTAGAGCGCCGACCAGGGCAGCACGATGGCCGGTTGCGGCCGGAACTTGCCCCGCCCGACCACGACCGCTCCGAGCCCCATCTGCGGCGGCGTCCGGTCGAGCCCGACCTTGACCCGCACCGTGCCGGAGGACGGATCGACGCTCGGCGCGATCTCGCGGACGCTGCCCACCGCGACGACGCCGGGGTCGGCCTGGAGCACGACCTCGACGGTCTTCGAGTCGGGCGGCGTCGCCAGCAGCGCCTCGTAGACGTTGAACACCGCATCGCGCGGCCCGTCCTGCGCGAGAATGAGCACGGACTGGCCCGCCCGCACGACCTGGCCGGTCTCCAGCGAGCGGCTGAGCACGATGCCGGCGACGCCCGCGC carries:
- a CDS encoding methyl-accepting chemotaxis protein produces the protein MSSRLANLSIAAKIGATLAVLLVVGLCISFVSLRNLGTIENTNHWTAHTHAVISQVDDAVGAMINQETGLRGYLISADETFLAPYREGVSSFTEAAATARRMTADNPAQQKRLSNLEAQAQRWREVAEREIALMRNSETRDEARRIEASGAGKSAMDALRAIAGELMAAERSLLGERSAAALAAASSSRFATGFGLAVMIAAALGSLILLHLGISRPIRGMNGAMGRLAGGDLAAAVPGLGRKDEIGAMADAVQVFKDGLIRARALEDEAALARAGAEAQRQAAMRDLADGFERAVGGIVQAVSTAANDLPGTAHAMSANAACTADQSTGAAAAAEEAAANVSMVAAAAEELGSSVHEIGRQVQGSASLAAAAAAEAGTTAGLVEALSAGATRIGDVVNLISSIAGQTNLLALNATIEAARAGEAGRGFAVVAAEVKELASQTARATDEISRQIGEIQGATDQAVTAIRSIAGRVGEMNAMTGAIAAAVEEQSSATQEIVRNVGQAAAGTDEVTRTVTRVAGAAGETGEAAGRVLASASGLTVQADHLGAEVRRFLNEVRAA
- a CDS encoding AMP nucleosidase — translated: MIDDELRPMESVPDPSAAIDRLVALHAGATGALRAALDRFLDGGTPPDAAERLRFRYPELRVTYRPSGPVPRISRATAKLQVPGTYATTVTQPDHFRTYLMAQLQPLVEDYGVSLEVGLSGQEIPYPYVLEPGADLTRGGIGPAELATYFPVPLLSVVGDEIADGTWQQLPDAPRPLALFDAIRVDYSLRRLVHYTGCDWRHVQPWILLTNYHRYVDRFVRHGLDRLAAGEDGLEQMILPGGITVSRAEAAGADPAAIVAASPWHRFQMPAYHLVARRPDGSMEGTTLVNIGVGPSNAKTITDHLAVLRPHCWLMVGHCGGLRQSQRIGDYVLAHGYLRRDRILDELVPPDVPVPALAEVQLALQAAAGKVTGEQAETLKSRLRTGTVVTYDDRNWELRFSQERRRINLSRAIGVDMESGTIAAQGYRLRVPYGTLLCVSDKPLHGEIKLPGAANAFYERAVAEHLLIGLAALDALRADRAGLHSRKLRSFDEPPFR
- the tsaA gene encoding tRNA (N6-threonylcarbamoyladenosine(37)-N6)-methyltransferase TrmO → MSEVDGASAEDGFERRPGEEWTALPTEFDAGLYFIGRISTPWTRRSECPKNGRQTNAVCTVRVDPAFVPALQNVEGASHLILLYWMDRAARNLVRQRPRHADGSRGTFSLRSPARPNPVALSVVELIRRDGDTLVVQGLDCLDGTPLLDIKPYYASTDSRPEATVERSGR
- a CDS encoding MarR family winged helix-turn-helix transcriptional regulator encodes the protein MGRTTKALREAGSAAVRHETIDPDIYVPALLTTLSNNLTRSASTFYRRHFGVGITDWRIMYRLASEPWVTAHHICNAAQLDKGVVSRSLAWMEKRGLVLVRGDETDARRRLVALSPAGHDLHDRITVVALERERNFLATLTTEETDAAIHLLRKLIGNLRAFQKPVAIPPPRDVPAATTVEAAGEVLAAAVRPRARAAAP
- a CDS encoding efflux RND transporter periplasmic adaptor subunit — translated: MPLLLAACQPAQEKAEAPPVRPVLYTLAKPVDRVVFGPFAGTVEPRYQSQLGFQIGGRVVARDVTVGDIVTKGQRLAALDPVVPRFALVRAEADVADARAQAENAAATEARTRRLMEGANVTQAQLDGAVANRDTAQARLAQAQSSLQKAQDQIGYTELKADFDGVVTQRSAEVGQVLSAGQAVVTVARPEEREAVVDIPEDLAGAMPKDGRFTVSLQSAPEVTAAGRVREVSPFADQSTRTRRIRMSLENPPSAFRLGATITVSLSRPVAPRFPLPATAILTENGRDSVWIVNAAGNAVARRDVALAERGPERVTVSGGLNPNERVVVAGVHSLQEGQTIRLSEEPL
- a CDS encoding efflux RND transporter periplasmic adaptor subunit; this encodes MTGRRSTPLAICAVLLAGAVAAPALSAQTEPGKPLAAQTFVRVVAAERSMIATDIVITGDVQAQAQTNVSFRTNGKVGARLVEVGDHVEADQVLARLDPQEQRANLDNARAALTSAEAQLTQAKLSFKRQETLLASGYTTRPAFDNAEQQLRTTQAAVDSAKAALGTAQEQFSYTELRAGVAGIVLSRSLETGQVVRAGQSVLILAQDGPRDAVFNVYEALLATPPDSKTVEVVLQADPGVVAVGSVREIAPSVDPSSGTVRVKVGLDRTPPQMGLGAVVVGRGKFRPQPAIVLPWSALYRWKGRPAIWVLDPATGTVSPRNVTVERYGADTIALAAGVEPGEQVVTAGIQFLRPGQTVTVAASGEGGR